From Topomyia yanbarensis strain Yona2022 chromosome 1, ASM3024719v1, whole genome shotgun sequence, one genomic window encodes:
- the LOC131696351 gene encoding uncharacterized protein LOC131696351 has translation MSIAQRLAKVREVRVCFNCLRKGHMIRACPSQRTCAKCNQKHHSMLHQDQPESSAPHKPKDKPEEKAAEHQEATSRMDPEPQENGSVSVTTSCFAGGQRRTKQVLLQTAVIDVIDVHGRLHPCRTLLDSGSQAHILSEAMARVLGFPTLKCNITVVGANAVKTQVKKGLNLNFSSRYCDLQDSITCLISDKPTGIIPSVAIDVSSWNIPPELQLADPDFFKPREINLVLASNYVWDLLRTKKVVLANGTASLRETDLGWIITGTFDPYQQVSANMLLSNVTMHDDPLDEQLERFWSLEEVVKRPSFDAEEQEVEQHFLETYCRDESGRFVVQMPFRETVTELEDNRSQALKRFFALERKLSRNPELRKQYFEFMRDYELLGHCKEINEEDDIQGMLRYYLPHHAVFKLMSSSTKVRVVFDASVKDSHYSLNDVMKTGPTVQNDIFAVNLRFRQHVFGFSGDITKMYRQIKIDRNQTRFLRIFWRDDPLKPLRVLELVTVTYGTAAAPFLATRCLVQLATEEQHRFPIASKMVLEDMYVDDMLSGADTEEEAIQRLLEVKELLSAGGFPIRKWSSNSTAVLENVPENERERLMKIGESGLNEGIKALGVLWDTKNDELTFESWPEETNDQPPTKRYVLSQISKIYDPLGLVQPVIVCAKVIMQKLWSSKINWDDELEGELLDEWVAFRKSLTMMNQIRVP, from the coding sequence ATGAGCATTGCGCAACGGTTGGCAAAGGTCAGAGAAGTTAGAGTCTGCTTCAACTGTTTGCGTAAGGGCCATATGATCAGAGCATGTCCGTCGCAACGAACGTGTGCCAAGTGCAATCAGAAGCATCACAGCATGCTTCATCAAGATCAGCCGGAAAGTTCTGCACCACATAAACCAAAGGATAAGCCAGAGGAAAAGGCTGCAGAGCATCAGGAAGCCACCAGCAGAATGGATCCAGAGCCACAGGAGAATGGAAGCGTATCAGTGACCACATCTTGCTTTGCTGGTGGACAACGCCGAACCAAACAGGTGCTTCTTCAAACTGCTGTGATTGATGTGATCGATGTACACGGCCGTCTACATCCTTGTCGTACACTGTTGGACTCAGGTTCACAGGCGCACATATTGTCAGAAGCAATGGCTAGAGTACTCGGCTTTCCAACTCTGAAATGTAATATAACAGTAGTAGGTGCAAACGCAGTGAAGACACAAGTCAAAAAAGGGCTGAACCTGAATTTTTCATCAAGATACTGTGATCTTCAAGACAGTATCACTTGCTTGATTTCGGATAAACCTACTGGAATTATACCATCCGTAGCAATCGACGTGTCATCGTGGAATATTCCTCCAGAATTGCAGCTTGCGGATCCAGACTTTTTTAAGCCACGCGAAATCAATTTGGTGCTGGCTTCGAACTATGTATGGGATTTGCTTCGGACCAAAAAGGTGGTACTTGCGAATGGTACTGCATCACTGCGAGAAACCGATCTAGGTTGGATCATCACAGGTACATTCGACCCGTACCAACAGGTGAGTGCCAATATGCTGCTATCTAATGTAACTATGCATGACGATCCATTGGACGAGCAATTGGAAAGGTTTTGGTCTCTGGAGGAAGTGGTCAAGCGCCCATCATTTGACGCTGAAGAGCAAGAAGTTGAGCAGCATTTCTTAGAAACGTATTGCCGGGATGAATCCGGTCGATTTGTGGTCCAAATGCCGTTTCGGGAAACAGTCACGGAACTTGAAGACAATCGAAGCCAAGCGTTGAAGCGATTCTTTGCCTTAGAAAGGAAATTGTCACGCAATCCCGAACTACGAAAGCAATATTTTGAATTTATGAGAGATTACGAACTGCTTGGCCACTGCAAAGAAATCAACGAAGAAGACGACATTCAGGGGATGCTGCGATATTACTTACCACACCATGCGGTGTTTAAGCTGATGAGCTCCTCGACAAAGGTAAGGGTGGTGTTCGACGCGAGCGTGAAGGATTCACACTACTCCCTCAACGATGTGATGAAAACCGGTCCAACTGTGCAGAACGATATATTTGCCGTGAACTTGCGTTTCCGACAGCACGTGTTTGGATTTTCTGGTGACATAACAAAAATGTACCGGCAGATTAAGATTGACCGTAACCAAACCCGGTTCTTGAGGATTTTTTGGAGAGATGATCCTTTAAAACCATTGAGAGTGTTGGAGTTAGTCACTGTGACATATGGAACCGCTGCTGCACCATTTCTCGCGACAAGATGTTTGGTGCAGCTGGCAACTGAGGAGCAGCATCGTTTTCCAATCGCGTCCAAGATGGTGTTAGAAGACATGTACGTTGATGATATGTTATCCGGAGCAGACACAGAAGAGGAAGCAATACAACGGCTGTTGGAAGTGAAGGAACTACTATCTGCTGGAGGGTTTCCGATTCGCAAATGGAGTTCGAATTCTACGGCGGTCCTCGAAAATGTGCCTGAAAATGAACGGGAAAGGTTAATGAAGATTGGTGAAAGTGGACTAAATGAAGGAATAAAAGCTCTTGGAGTGCTATGGGATACAAAAAATGATGAGTTAACGTTTGAGAGTTGGCCAGAAGAGACCAACGATCAACCACCGACAAAGCGATACGTACTGTCACAAATCTCGAAAATATATGATCCATTGGGACTAGTGCAACCAGTAATAGTTTGTGCAAAGGTGATTATGCAGAAGTTATGGTCGTCGAAGATAAACTGGGATGATGAGCTTGAAGGCGAGCTGCTGGACGAGTGGGTAGCATTTCGTAAATCGTTGACCATGATGAATCAGATCCGTGTACCGTGA